The Flavobacterium marginilacus genome window below encodes:
- a CDS encoding glycosyltransferase family 4 protein, with amino-acid sequence MRILWFTNTPSLYDQGKHSYHGGGWIESLEELLQKDKSIELAVSFFHRADQHKLIKEETTYYPILRESGRKNLLNFIVNKRSGKLESEHIIIPKLLDVIDDFRPDVIHVFGTEEIFSSVQTYTKIPVVIHLQGLLNPYVNAYFPSGHNSLSFLFSPFFSLMNIIGLGNLSGYKRFKNQATREAVCLRRAKYVMGRTEWDKRVAKIYNPDISYFHVDEVLRSHFYNNKNERKTQRSKIIIVSTLSPTIYKGIDVILKTANLLKNETKIDFEWSIIGLNDDDKLLKYFISSTKIEPEKVNLKFIGKKTPDELKEILLQTSIFIHPSYIDNSPNSVCEAQIMGVPVIACNVGGISSLIDHKETGILVPSNGVFEIVSWVVQLSRDQELLNLLSQNGKFKAQLRHNQIKIIEELISVYKTIKDS; translated from the coding sequence ATGAGAATTTTATGGTTTACAAATACACCTTCATTATATGATCAAGGTAAGCATTCCTATCATGGAGGTGGTTGGATTGAATCTCTAGAGGAACTTTTACAAAAAGATAAATCAATAGAACTTGCAGTTTCTTTTTTTCATCGTGCAGACCAACATAAACTAATTAAAGAGGAAACAACATATTACCCAATACTACGAGAATCAGGTAGGAAGAATCTATTAAATTTTATTGTAAATAAAAGGTCTGGTAAGTTAGAGTCTGAGCATATTATTATTCCAAAGTTATTAGATGTTATTGATGATTTTAGACCAGATGTAATTCATGTTTTTGGAACTGAAGAGATTTTTTCTTCCGTGCAGACTTATACCAAAATACCAGTTGTAATTCATTTGCAAGGTTTACTTAATCCATATGTAAATGCCTACTTTCCATCGGGACATAATTCTCTTAGTTTTTTGTTTAGTCCTTTTTTTTCTTTAATGAATATAATTGGTTTAGGTAATCTTTCAGGCTATAAGCGATTTAAAAACCAGGCAACTAGAGAGGCTGTTTGTCTTAGAAGAGCTAAATATGTAATGGGAAGGACAGAATGGGATAAACGGGTTGCAAAAATCTATAATCCTGATATTTCATATTTTCATGTGGACGAAGTGTTAAGATCTCATTTTTATAATAATAAAAATGAAAGAAAAACTCAAAGGAGTAAAATTATTATAGTGTCTACTCTTTCTCCAACCATTTATAAAGGAATTGATGTAATTCTAAAAACTGCTAATCTTTTAAAGAATGAAACTAAAATAGATTTTGAATGGAGTATTATTGGCTTAAATGATGACGACAAATTATTGAAATATTTTATTTCATCGACAAAGATTGAGCCTGAAAAAGTAAACTTAAAGTTCATCGGAAAAAAAACACCTGATGAATTGAAAGAAATTCTTTTACAGACATCAATTTTTATACATCCGTCTTATATTGATAATAGTCCTAATAGTGTTTGTGAAGCTCAAATAATGGGTGTTCCTGTCATAGCATGTAATGTAGGTGGGATTTCTTCTCTCATAGACCATAAGGAAACTGGAATTTTAGTTCCTTCAAATGGGGTTTTTGAGATAGTTTCATGGGTAGTTCAATTGAGTAGAGATCAAGAACTATTAAATTTGTTATCACAAAATGGTAAGTTTAAAGCACAATTAAGGCATAATCAGATTAAAATTATCGAAGAATTGATTTCTGTGTATAAAACGATTAAAGATTCATAA
- a CDS encoding oligosaccharide flippase family protein, whose amino-acid sequence MSNNKALAKNTLFLYFRMFLTLLISLYTSRIVLRVLGVENFGIYNLVGGIVVMFSFLNAAMSSTTQRYINIAFTSSALEDVRKVFSTSLNVHLVISIVIVILSETVGLWFLNYKLNIPDNRMYAANVVYQISTITTVLGVLQVPYNAMILAHEKFSFFAILGIFESLSKLAVVWILIYFPIYDYLVLYSLLIAVVILMINFIYYRYCHNKFKKEVEYQNFKDKDLFKELVTFSSWMLMGQVAVIGATEGLNMILNIFVGVLVNASMGIAIQVNNAVYSFVSNFQTAFRPQLIQSYARNEVDTHKKMVLNTSKYSFFLMAVLSAPVLFFSNYILTLWLGNSLPPYVGSFVQFVILISLIDSLSGPFWMSAQAIGNIKEYNIVLTIINMLVLPLAYLLLYLGFDPVSVLIGKLGISVVNQIFRYFFINKYLHFDKKELVSYFVSVLIPFAYLIVLVVFSLDYKLSFLEFVGGTTVLEIMLLIIVMVFGLTAVDRKIINEFVKNKISNK is encoded by the coding sequence ATGTCAAATAATAAAGCTTTAGCCAAAAATACACTTTTCCTTTATTTTAGGATGTTCCTTACGTTGTTAATATCCCTTTATACTTCGAGGATAGTTTTGCGAGTACTAGGTGTCGAAAATTTTGGTATATATAACCTAGTAGGAGGAATAGTGGTAATGTTTTCTTTTTTGAATGCAGCCATGTCTTCAACCACTCAGCGTTATATAAATATAGCATTTACTTCTAGTGCGTTAGAAGATGTAAGAAAAGTATTCTCTACAAGTCTTAATGTTCATCTAGTTATTTCAATTGTAATAGTTATCCTTTCTGAAACCGTTGGTCTTTGGTTTCTAAACTACAAACTAAATATACCCGATAATCGTATGTATGCTGCAAATGTTGTATACCAGATATCGACTATTACAACAGTTCTGGGAGTGTTACAAGTGCCATATAATGCCATGATACTTGCGCATGAAAAGTTTTCTTTTTTTGCAATTCTGGGCATTTTTGAAAGTTTGTCCAAGCTGGCTGTGGTTTGGATATTAATTTATTTTCCAATATATGATTATTTGGTGTTGTATAGCTTATTGATTGCAGTAGTTATTCTTATGATAAATTTTATATATTATAGATATTGTCATAATAAGTTTAAAAAAGAAGTTGAATATCAAAACTTTAAAGATAAGGATTTGTTTAAAGAATTGGTTACTTTTTCCAGCTGGATGCTTATGGGGCAGGTGGCTGTAATAGGTGCGACTGAAGGGCTAAATATGATTCTGAATATATTTGTAGGAGTTTTGGTGAATGCTTCAATGGGTATTGCGATTCAAGTAAATAATGCAGTATACTCTTTTGTGTCTAATTTTCAGACAGCTTTTAGGCCACAACTGATACAATCCTACGCTCGAAATGAAGTAGATACGCATAAAAAAATGGTATTGAATACTTCAAAATACTCTTTTTTTTTAATGGCAGTATTATCAGCTCCTGTTCTTTTTTTTTCGAATTATATTTTGACTCTATGGCTCGGTAATTCACTTCCTCCCTATGTTGGAAGTTTTGTGCAGTTTGTTATCTTGATTTCGTTAATAGATTCATTGTCTGGGCCTTTTTGGATGTCTGCACAAGCTATTGGTAATATAAAAGAATATAATATTGTATTAACCATCATTAATATGTTGGTATTGCCGTTAGCTTATTTGTTACTTTATTTGGGGTTCGATCCTGTTTCAGTATTAATAGGGAAATTAGGTATTAGTGTAGTGAATCAAATTTTCAGGTACTTCTTTATTAATAAATATCTCCATTTTGATAAGAAGGAACTCGTTTCATATTTTGTGTCTGTCCTTATACCCTTTGCCTACCTGATTGTCCTTGTTGTTTTTAGTTTAGATTATAAACTAAGCTTTTTAGAGTTTGTAGGCGGAACGACAGTTTTAGAGATAATGCTTTTGATTATTGTTATGGTATTTGGTCTAACTGCTGTCGATCGAAAAATAATTAATGAGTTTGTCAAAAATAAAATTTCAAATAAATAA
- a CDS encoding sialidase family protein — MQKKHLFILLLFIFTYCSSEKDSFSEKPPIDSNKPSFPGDDFTLLPKDHVPDSDLYIEGEILQNQSANPKFMLSTRKWQGIPSIGKDRSGNLYVAWISGGEGESNSNYLTVSVSKDKGMSWSHDKLILSVNPQDSTRMKDPNFFNDKFGNLYMYWAKHVQKKNVAAKEWMITWYSKLSLSDDGNTINYSPPRRIAEGIMLNKLFYSSVSDEVMFPIARWYEGNAELHKPFIYKANYGTKNLVNFTKVGAIPVPVSISYVYEHMLVQLKDNTYLGMVRTLDGIYYSKSSDGNIWQDAKRFTALGATTQSRFYLGKLNSGRLILIFNNAYDRSKMTVCLSEDDGVNWPFKIIIDNYKILDNSYKGDYAGVSYPDMIETDPGVLNIVYDRLRSPEGGIIFVKILEDDILKNNTSNIFTTKISTLK, encoded by the coding sequence ATGCAAAAAAAACACTTATTTATTTTATTACTATTTATTTTTACATATTGCAGTTCAGAGAAAGATTCTTTTTCAGAGAAGCCTCCAATAGATAGTAATAAGCCTTCATTTCCTGGCGACGATTTTACCTTATTACCAAAAGATCATGTGCCAGATTCTGATTTATATATTGAAGGAGAAATTTTGCAAAATCAAAGTGCCAATCCTAAATTTATGCTGTCTACAAGGAAGTGGCAGGGTATACCATCAATCGGTAAAGATAGATCGGGTAATTTGTATGTAGCATGGATTTCTGGTGGTGAAGGGGAGTCTAATAGTAATTATCTTACGGTTTCTGTAAGTAAAGATAAAGGAATGAGTTGGAGTCATGATAAATTGATATTGTCAGTTAATCCACAGGATTCCACAAGAATGAAAGATCCTAATTTCTTCAATGATAAGTTTGGAAATCTTTATATGTATTGGGCAAAGCATGTTCAAAAAAAAAATGTCGCAGCCAAGGAATGGATGATAACTTGGTATTCTAAATTAAGTCTTTCAGATGATGGCAATACTATTAATTATTCTCCTCCAAGAAGAATTGCTGAAGGGATTATGCTTAACAAATTATTTTACTCAAGTGTTTCAGATGAAGTGATGTTTCCTATTGCTCGATGGTATGAGGGCAATGCTGAATTGCATAAACCTTTTATATATAAGGCAAACTATGGAACTAAAAACTTGGTTAATTTCACAAAAGTAGGAGCAATTCCTGTGCCTGTTTCGATTAGTTATGTTTATGAACACATGCTTGTTCAACTTAAAGATAATACTTATTTAGGAATGGTTAGAACTCTAGATGGAATTTATTACTCTAAAAGTAGTGATGGAAATATATGGCAGGATGCCAAGAGATTTACTGCTCTTGGTGCTACTACACAATCCCGATTTTATTTGGGTAAATTAAATTCTGGACGATTAATACTTATTTTTAATAATGCTTATGATAGATCGAAAATGACAGTTTGCCTTTCTGAAGATGATGGTGTTAATTGGCCCTTTAAAATTATTATAGATAATTATAAAATACTTGATAATAGCTATAAAGGCGATTATGCTGGCGTAAGCTATCCAGACATGATTGAAACTGATCCAGGAGTATTGAATATAGTTTATGATCGTTTAAGATCTCCAGAAGGAGGTATTATTTTTGTTAAAATATTAGAAGATGATATCTTGAAAAATAATACGTCAAATATCTTTACAACAAAAATAAGTACATTAAAATAA
- a CDS encoding N-acetylneuraminate synthase family protein, with amino-acid sequence MENFLTQIKSIVSELQTNKIYILGKGPTSGKINTSILEDGIVININDSERIFPGHFCLVHSLWAHESIKANGAKAKCYFSSRVMAPSTYWHQLPYEPETFETSERTISIMENNELSITDFLFISATKLALAIQHELSKKMEVYFIGFDFYNNVPNVITDFSDHQPEYTEMVLKTQESVFKTVKRYFIHSSRINFLHVGNRTYSDISIEIFNRDDVNLTKPNSLKQNNQLYLKLLENTEKGFPIVVAELTNNHIGDENRLRAMIRLAKGAGANAIKVQKRDVDTFYTEAELNSEYVSPFGKTLRDYRNGVELNDKLFDVLIEECANNEIFWFLSILDINSFEYVKKYDLPLLKLPSTISKHKNFLLNVGNNFKGDLVISTGFTDMEYEKFVLQNFTQNRKLFLLQCTSSYPAPPESCQISVIRHYNNLKVKEYSNIIPGYSSHDIGSTASMMALSAGALMIEKHVKLGDLDWIHFDGVALDLSTNQFRTFVHDMKIAQSICGKQEKEIHSVEHHKYEPNEKSN; translated from the coding sequence ATGGAGAACTTCTTGACCCAGATAAAAAGTATCGTTTCAGAATTACAAACAAATAAAATTTACATTTTAGGGAAAGGTCCAACTTCAGGAAAAATCAATACGAGTATTCTTGAAGATGGTATAGTAATAAATATTAATGATTCTGAGCGTATCTTCCCTGGGCATTTTTGTTTAGTTCACAGTTTATGGGCTCACGAAAGCATAAAAGCTAATGGAGCAAAAGCAAAATGTTATTTTAGTTCGAGGGTTATGGCTCCTAGTACGTATTGGCATCAATTACCATACGAGCCCGAAACCTTCGAAACATCAGAGAGAACAATATCGATAATGGAAAATAATGAACTTTCTATTACTGATTTTTTATTTATTTCGGCAACTAAATTAGCGTTGGCAATTCAACATGAATTATCAAAAAAAATGGAAGTCTATTTTATTGGTTTTGATTTTTATAATAATGTTCCGAATGTAATTACTGATTTTTCAGATCATCAGCCTGAATACACTGAAATGGTTTTAAAAACGCAAGAAAGTGTTTTTAAAACTGTTAAAAGGTACTTTATACATTCAAGTAGAATAAATTTTCTGCATGTTGGAAATAGAACGTATAGTGATATTTCTATTGAAATATTCAACAGAGATGATGTAAATCTTACCAAGCCTAATAGTTTAAAACAAAATAATCAACTTTATCTTAAGCTTTTAGAGAATACAGAAAAAGGGTTTCCTATAGTTGTTGCTGAATTAACTAATAATCATATTGGTGATGAAAACAGATTAAGAGCGATGATTAGACTTGCGAAAGGTGCTGGTGCTAATGCTATTAAGGTTCAAAAAAGAGATGTTGATACATTTTATACTGAGGCAGAATTGAATTCTGAATACGTGTCTCCATTTGGAAAAACACTAAGAGATTATAGAAATGGCGTGGAACTTAACGATAAATTATTTGATGTTTTAATTGAAGAATGTGCAAATAATGAAATATTTTGGTTCCTGTCAATTTTAGATATTAATTCTTTTGAGTATGTTAAGAAATATGATCTGCCACTTTTAAAACTTCCTAGCACAATTTCTAAGCACAAGAATTTTTTATTAAATGTAGGAAATAATTTTAAAGGAGATCTTGTTATTTCTACTGGATTTACTGATATGGAATATGAAAAATTTGTTCTTCAAAACTTTACCCAAAATAGGAAACTGTTTTTGCTTCAATGCACATCATCTTATCCGGCTCCGCCAGAATCGTGTCAGATATCAGTCATAAGACATTATAATAATTTAAAAGTTAAAGAATATTCAAATATCATTCCTGGATATTCTAGTCATGATATCGGTTCAACTGCATCTATGATGGCACTTTCTGCAGGCGCGTTAATGATTGAAAAACATGTAAAATTGGGAGATTTAGATTGGATTCACTTTGATGGAGTAGCACTAGATTTATCGACTAATCAGTTTAGAACTTTTGTTCATGACATGAAAATTGCACAATCAATTTGTGGTAAACAAGAGAAAGAAATTCATTCTGTTGAACACCATAAGTATGAGCCAAATGAGAAGAGTAATTAA
- a CDS encoding acyltransferase family protein: MRFRKDIQGLRALAFLLVFVFHLNSQWLPGGFVGVDIFFVISGFLMTSIILVQKENGSFNFYQFYLQRFKRIVPAQFVMLLFVAVFSLYSYLYTDIETLRKWFVSSALFFSNIVFAHSDNYFGAKSTQNPVLHTWSLSIEMQFYLFLPFLLMLVKNKYIKGIVTILIIILTGYSSYKIFTNGMQPIMYFSLLSRMPEFLVGVIFAIAFKNKSLSKNTSLLATITGLILIFLSAIIIDESSHFPGVVALIPCVGTVLILISSETNLTGLFSNKISVYVGELSYSLYLWHWPIMALLRYSNDQYLFTIQEMLGITLLTIVFAWLSYKYVESYFRNTDNKAFVKNFLPVSILLILLSVLFPKIAVFKKLPNEFVDPFYYGSKSNISIEKKPAFEKFGDVKKNDKILLIGDSNLGALKRFYDYIGKEEGFSFLAINTHTYPPVKGLKKEEVPYDLITPNQFNALEKATKVADFINEDVKKSDVIIITCARYDRIPSEKFAVIELAKSLKKEQKLVIIKSFPKVKNDINPIKINRGIVRNTSNHLCQYSYKLPKEIQNLDDTMDNVFVYDISRSNVFKNMPYYNDTIMYYDGGHLNYYGQMVLAKSLTKDFGHFIKSTVLKQKNVK, translated from the coding sequence ATGAGATTTAGAAAAGATATTCAAGGGTTAAGAGCATTGGCATTTTTATTGGTGTTTGTTTTTCATTTAAATTCGCAATGGCTACCCGGAGGATTTGTGGGAGTTGATATTTTCTTTGTTATCTCTGGTTTTTTGATGACTTCAATAATATTGGTTCAAAAAGAAAATGGATCTTTTAACTTTTACCAATTTTATCTACAAAGATTTAAAAGGATTGTTCCTGCACAATTTGTAATGTTGCTTTTTGTAGCAGTGTTTAGTCTTTATTCTTATTTATATACTGATATTGAAACATTACGTAAATGGTTTGTGAGTTCAGCTCTATTTTTTTCGAATATAGTTTTTGCACACAGTGATAATTATTTTGGTGCAAAAAGTACACAAAACCCAGTATTACATACGTGGTCATTGTCTATAGAAATGCAATTTTATCTATTCTTGCCTTTTTTACTCATGTTAGTAAAAAATAAATATATAAAAGGAATAGTAACTATCCTAATTATTATATTAACTGGATACAGCTCATATAAAATTTTCACAAACGGTATGCAGCCTATTATGTACTTTTCACTGCTTTCCCGAATGCCAGAATTTTTAGTGGGAGTTATTTTTGCTATAGCCTTTAAAAATAAAAGCTTAAGTAAGAATACCAGTCTTTTAGCCACTATAACAGGCTTAATATTGATATTTTTAAGTGCCATAATAATAGATGAATCTTCTCATTTTCCAGGTGTCGTTGCTTTAATACCGTGTGTTGGTACAGTTTTAATATTGATTTCATCTGAAACTAATTTAACAGGGTTGTTTTCAAACAAGATTTCAGTTTATGTAGGTGAGTTGTCTTATTCATTATATCTGTGGCACTGGCCAATAATGGCACTATTAAGATATAGCAATGACCAATATCTGTTTACTATTCAAGAAATGTTAGGAATAACATTACTCACAATTGTATTTGCTTGGCTATCTTATAAATATGTTGAAAGCTATTTTAGAAATACTGACAATAAGGCTTTTGTCAAGAATTTTCTTCCGGTTTCTATCTTGTTAATATTGCTTTCTGTTCTGTTTCCAAAAATAGCTGTATTTAAAAAACTTCCAAATGAGTTTGTCGATCCTTTTTATTATGGCAGTAAATCTAATATTTCAATTGAAAAAAAACCTGCATTTGAAAAATTTGGAGATGTCAAAAAAAATGATAAAATATTATTAATAGGTGATAGTAATCTTGGAGCACTTAAACGTTTTTATGATTACATAGGTAAAGAAGAAGGGTTTAGTTTTTTAGCAATTAATACACATACTTATCCTCCTGTTAAAGGATTGAAAAAGGAAGAAGTCCCGTATGACCTTATAACTCCCAATCAATTCAATGCGCTTGAAAAGGCAACAAAAGTAGCTGATTTTATAAATGAAGATGTGAAAAAAAGTGATGTTATCATTATTACATGCGCTAGGTATGACAGAATACCATCTGAGAAATTTGCTGTTATAGAGCTTGCGAAAAGTTTAAAGAAAGAACAAAAGCTCGTGATAATAAAATCGTTTCCCAAAGTGAAAAACGATATTAACCCTATTAAAATAAATCGAGGGATTGTAAGAAATACGAGTAATCATTTATGTCAATATTCTTATAAATTGCCAAAAGAAATACAAAATCTTGATGATACTATGGATAATGTCTTTGTTTATGATATTTCTAGGAGCAATGTATTTAAAAATATGCCTTACTACAATGACACAATCATGTATTACGATGGTGGGCATTTAAATTATTACGGACAAATGGTTTTAGCAAAATCTCTAACAAAAGATTTTGGACATTTTATAAAAAGCACTGTTTTAAAACAAAAAAATGTCAAATAA